From a single Brassica oleracea var. oleracea cultivar TO1000 chromosome C5, BOL, whole genome shotgun sequence genomic region:
- the LOC106343892 gene encoding UDP-glycosyltransferase 75B1, which translates to MAPPPHFLLVTYPAQGHVNPSLHFARRLIRTTGARVTFVTCVSVFHRSMISKHSDLDNNLSFLAFSDGFDQGGLTTAEEIKSRSLNLKNNGEKALSEFIEGNKNGDSPVTCLVYTMLLNWAPKVASRFQLPSALLWIQPALVFNIYYNHFNGHNNSSCLEFKNLSSIAVRDLPSFLTPANTNQGVYNLFQELMELLIEETNPKILVNTFDSLEQEALKALPRVGMVAVGPLLPSEMFTESVRDLSNDQSSSYSRWLDSKTESSVIYVSFGTMVELSRKQIGELARALIEGKRPFLWVITDKSNREAKLEGEDESEIEKIAGFRHELEEVGMIVSWCSQVEVLRHRAVGCFVTHCGWSSTLESLVLGVPVVAFPMWSDQPTTAKLLEELWRTGVRVRENEEGLVERGEIRRCLEAVMDEKLVELRENAEDWRRLAVEAGREGGSCDKNIEAFVDEILLSVAEEVKDKDDCSKGI; encoded by the coding sequence ATGGCACCACCACCACACTTTCTACTCGTAACGTACCCTGCTCAAGGCCACGTGAACCCATCTCTCCATTTCGCTCGTCGCCTCATCAGAACCACCGGCGCACGTGTCACTTTCGTCACGTGCGTCTCCGTCTTCCACCGCTCCATGATATCTAAGCACAGCGACCTTGACAACAACCTCTCTTTCCTTGCTTTCTCCGACGGCTTCGACCAAGGAGGCCTTACCACCGCCGAAGAGATTAAGAGCCGGTCTCTGAACCTCAAGAACAACGGCGAGAAAGCCCTGTCGGAGTTCATCGAAGGTAACAAGAACGGTGACTCTCCGGTGACTTGCTTGGTCTACACGATGCTCCTCAACTGGGCTCCGAAAGTGGCGAGTAGGTTTCAGCTCCCCTCTGCTCTTCTCTGGATCCAACCTGCTTTGGTTTTCAACATCTATTACAACCACTTCAACGGGCACAACAACAGCTCTTGTCTCGAGTTCAAGAACCTTTCGTCTATAGCAGTCCGTGATCTTCCTTCTTTCCTCACGCCTGCTAACACAAACCAAGGGGTGTACAACTTGTTTCAAGAACTCATGGAGCTTCTCATAGAAGAAACCAACCCGAAGATTCTCGTTAACACGTTCGATTCTCTTGAGCAAGAGGCGTTAAAGGCTTTACCGCGTGTCGGAATGGTGGCGGTTGGTCCTTTACTTCCTTCGGAGATGTTCACAGAATCAGTTAGAGATTTGTCAAATGATCAAAGTAGTAGTTATAGCCGTTGGCTAGACTCGAAAACAGAGTCCTCTGTTATCTACGTTTCTTTTGGAACGATGGTTGAGCTGTCCAGGAAACAGATAGGGGAGCTAGCGAGAGCTCTCATAGAAGGGAAGAGACCGTTCTTGTGGGTGATAACTGACAAATCAAACAGAGAAGCGAAGTTAGAGGGAGAGGACGAGTCGGAGATCGAGAAGATTGCTGGTTTTAGGCACGAGCTGGAAGAGGTTGGTATGATCGTGTCTTGGTGTTCTCAGGTAGAGGTTTTGAGACACAGAGCGGTTGGTTGCTTTGTGACTCATTGCGGGTGGAGCTCGACGCTTGAGAGTTTGGTTCTTGGAGTTCCGGTTGTGGCGTTTCCGATGTGGTCGGATCAACCGACGACTGCAAAGCTTCTGGAGGAGTTGTGGAGGACAGGTGTGAGGGTGAGAGAGAACGAGGAAGGATTGGTGGAGAGGGGAGAGATAAGGAGGTGTTTGGAGGCAGTGATGGATGAGAAGCTGGTGGAACTGAGGGAAAACGCTGAGGATTGGAGGCGTTTAGCGGTTGAAGCGGGTAGAGAAGGTGGGTCATGTGATAAGAACATTGAGGCTTTTGTGGATGAGATTCTGCTCAGTGTAGCAGAGGAGGTCAAAGACAAAGATGACTGTTCAAAAGGAATCTAG
- the LOC106294676 gene encoding callose synthase 1 — protein MSQRRETGPSRPHRPIQRTQTLGSLGEAMLDSEVVPSSLVEIAPILRVANEVEASNPRVAYLCRFYAFEKAHRLDPTSSGRGVRQFKTALLQRLERENETTLAGRQKSDAREMQRFYQHYYEKYIHALNAADKADRAQLTKAYQTAAVLFEVLKAVNQTEDVPVPVKILQQQKKVEEKTQIYKPYNILPLDPDSQNQAIMRLPEIQAAVTALRNIRGLPWKAGHKKKIDEDILDWLQSMFGFQEDSVSNQREHLILLLANVHIRQYPRPEQEPKLDDRALTIVMKKLFRNYKKWCKYLGRKSSLWLPTIQQEVQQRKLLYMGLYLLIWGEAANLRFMPECLCYIYHHMAFELYGMLAGSVSSLTGEHVKPAYGGDDEAFLQKVVTPIYKTIAKEAKRSRDGKSKHSVWRNYDDLNEYFWSIRCFRLGWPMRADADFFCLTTEELRVENSEIKSNSGDRWMGKVNFVEIRSFWHIFRSFDRMWSFYILSLQAMIVIAWNGSGELSAIFQGDVFLKVLSIFITAAVLKLAQALLDIALSWKARHSMSHYVKLRYVLKAGAAAGWVIVMPVAYAYSWKNASGFALTIKNWFGGHSHNSPSVFIVAILIYLSPNMLSALLFLFPFIRRYLERSDFKIMMLMMWWSQPRLYIGRGMHESALSLFKYTMFWIVLLVSKLAFSFYAEIKPLVGPTKDIMRIRISVYSWHEFFPHAKNNLGVVIALWSPVILVYFMDTQIWYAIVSTLVGGLNGAFRRLGEIRTLAMLRSRFQSIPGAFNDCLVPHDNSDDTKKRGFKATFSRKFDQLPSSKDKEAARFAQMWNKIISSFREEDLISDREMELLLVPYWSDPDLDLIRWPPFLLASKIPIALDMAKDSNGKDRELKKRLAVDSYMTCAVSECYASFKNLINYLVIGERERQVINDIFSKIDEHIEKETLITELNLSSLPDLYGQFVQLIEYLIQNREEDKDQIVIVLLNMLEVVTRDIMDEEVPSLLETAHNGAYVKYDVMTPLHQQRKYFSQLQFPVYSQKEAWKEKIKRLHLLLTVKESAMDVPSNLEARRRLTFFSNSLFMDMPPAPKIRNMLSFSVLTPYFSEDVLFSIFGLEQQNEDGVSILFYLQKIFPDEWTNFLERVKCGSEEELRTKDDLEEELRLWASYRGQTLTKTVRGMMYYRKALELQAFLDMAKDEELLKGYKALELTSEEASKSGESLWAQCQALADMKFTFVVSCQQYSIHKRSGDQRAKDILRLMTTYPSIRVAYIDEVEQTHKESYKGTEEKIYYSALVKAAPQTKPMDSSESVQTLDQLIYRIKLPGPAILGEGKPENQNHAIIFTRGEGLQTIDMNQDNYMEEAFKMRNLLQEFLVKHGGVRFPTILGLREHIFTGSVSSLAWFMSNQENSFVTIGQRVLASPLKIRFHYGHPDIFDRLFHLTRGGICKASKVINLSEDIFAGFNSTLREGNVTHHEYIQVGKGRDVGLNQISMFEAKIANGNGEQTLSRDLYRLGHRFDFFRMLSCYFTTIGFYFSTMLTVLTVYVFLYGRLYLVLSGLEQGLSNQRAFRNNRPLEAALASQSFVQIGFLMALPMMMEIGLERGFHNALIEFVLMQLQLASVFFTFQLGTKTHYYGRTLFHGGAEYRGTGRGFVVFHAKFAENYRFYSRSHFVKGIELMILLLVYQLFGQSYRGVVTYILITVSIWFMVVTWLFAPFLFNPSGFEWQKIVDDWTDWNKWIYNRGGIGVPAEKSWESWWEKELEHLKHSGVRGIVLEIFLALRFFIFQYGLVYQLSIFKGKNQSFWVYGASWFVILFLLLIVKGLGMGRRRFSTSFQLLFRIIKGLVFLAFVTILITLLALPLITIKDLFICMLAFMPTGWGMLLIAQACKPLIQHLRIWSSVRTLARGYEIVMGLLLFTPVAFLAWFPFVSEFQTRMLFNQAFSRGLQISRILGGHRKDRSSKNKE, from the exons ATGTCTCAAAGAAGGGAGACTGGTCCGTCTCGGCCGCACAGGCCGATTCAACGGACTCAGACCCTTGGTAGTCTCGGGGAGGCTATGCTAGATAGTGAAGTGGTGCCATCTTCTTTAGTGGAGATTGCTCCGATTCTTCGTGTGGCTAATGAAGTTGAAGCTAGTAACCCACGAGTTGCTTACCTAT GTCGATTTTACGCATTTGAGAAGGCGCATAGGCTTGATCCGACGTCGAGTGGACGTGGTGTTCGCCAGTTTAAGACTGCTCTTCTTCAAAGATTAGAAAGG GAGAATGAAACAACTTTGGCAGGAAGGCAAAAGAGTGATGCGCGTGAGATGCAGAGATTTTATCAACACTACTACGAGAAGTACATCCACGCTTTGAATGCTGCTGATAAAGCTGACCG TGCTCAACTTACAAAGGCCTATCAAACTGCTGCCGTTCTCTTTGAAGTCTTGAAGGCTGTTAACCAGACAGAAGATGTGCCAGTGCCTGTAAAG ATTTTGCAACAGCAGAAGAAGGTGGAAGAGAAGACACAGATTTACAAGCCTTACAATATACTTCCCCTAGACCCTGATAGTCAGAATCAGGCTATAATGAGATTGCCTGAG ATACAAGCTGCTGTAACCGCTCTTAGAAATATAAGGGGATTGCCATGGAAAGCAGGTCACAAGAAGAAAATAGACGAAGACATTCTAGACTGGCTTCAGTCCATGTTTGGTTTCCAG GAAGATAGTGTTTCCAATCAACGAGAGCACTTGATCTTGTTACTTGCTAATGTCCACATCCGACAATATCCAAGACCAGAACAAGAACCAAAG TTGGATGATCGGGCCTTGACCATAGTGATGAAGAAACTGTTCAGAAACTACAAAAAGTGGTGCAAGTACTTGGGTCGGAAAAGTAGTCTTTG GTTGCCGACTATTCAACAAGAGGTACAGCAGCGTAAATTGCTCTACATGGGACTGTATCTTTTGATCTGGGGAGAAGCAGCAAACCTGAGATTCATGCCAGAATGCCTCTGTTATATATACCACCAT ATGGCTTTCGAGTTGTATGGTATGTTGGCTGGTAGTGTTAGTTCTCTAACAGGGGAGCATGTAAAGCCAGCTTATGGTGGTGACGATGAAGCTTTCCTGCAGAAAGTAGTGACTCCTATATACAAGACAATAGCAAAG GAAGCAAAGAGAAGTAGAGATGGAAAGTCAAAGCATTCTGTTTGGAGAAACTATGATGACTTGAATGAGTATTTTTG GTCAATTCGATGTTTTCGCTTAGGGTGGCCTATGCGAGCTGATGCTGATTTCTTTTGCCTGACAACTGAAGAACTTCGAGTTGAGAACAGCGAG ATAAAATCAAATAGTGGAGATCGGTGGATGGGAAAAGTCAATTTTGTTGAGATACGCTCCTTCTGGCATATATTTAGAAGCTTTGATAGAATGTGGAGCTTCTACATCCTGAGTTTGCAA GCAATGATTGTTATTGCATGGAATGGATCCGGAGAGTTGAGTGCCATCTTTCAGGGTGATGTCTTCCTAAAGGTTCTGAGCATTTTCATTACTGCAGCTGTACTAAAGCTTGCACAAG CTCTCCTTGACATAGCCCTGAGCTGGAAGGCAAGACACAGCATGTCACACTATGTGAAACTCAGATACGTCTTGAAGGCTGGTGCGGCTGCAGGGTGGGTTATAGTCATGCCAGTTGCTTACGCCTACAGCTGGAAAAACGCTTCTGGCTTTGCGCTGACCATAAAGAATTGGTTTGGTGGACACAGCCATAATTCGCCTTCCGTTTTCATTGTGGCGATTCTTATCTACTTGTCCCCGAACATGCTTTCTGCGTTGCTGTTTTTGTTCCCATTCATTCGACGGTATCTTGAGAGATCTGATTTTAAGATAATGATGCTGATGATGTGGTGGTCTCAG CCTCGGCTGTACATAGGAAGGGGTATGCATGAGAGTGCGTTGTCACTTTTCAA GTACACGATGTTTTGGATTGTTCTTCTGGTTTCAAAGCTGGCATTTAGTTTTTACGCTGAG ATTAAGCCACTTGTTGGTCCAACCAAAGATATAATGCGAATCCGTATATCCGTCTACAGCTGGCATGAGTTTTTCCCTCATG CAAAGAATAATTTAGGAGTCGTCATTGCACTGTGGTCACCGGTTATTCTC GTTTATTTCATGGACACTCAAATATGGTATGCTATCGTCTCAACTCTGGTTGGAGGTTTGAATGGAGCTTTCCGCCGTCTTGGAGAG ATCCGGACACTTGCAATGTTGAGGTCAAGATTCCAGTCCATACCAGGGGCCTTTAATGATTGCTTGGTACCGCATGATAACAGCGACGATACAAAGAAAAGGGGATTTAAGGCTACTTTCTCTCGGAAGTTTGATCAG CTACCATCTAGTAAAGACAAGGAAGCAGCGCGCTTTGCTCAGATGTGGAACAAAATAATCAGTAGTTTCCGAGAAGAGGATTTGATTAGTGATAG GGAAATGGAACTTTTACTTGTGCCATATTGGTCTGACCCTGATTTGGATCTTATCCGGTGGCCACCTTTTCTACTGGCTAGTAAG ATCCCAATAGCTTTGGATATGGCCAAAGACAGCAATGGAAAAGACCGTGAACTGAAAAAGAGACTGGCTGTTGACAGCTACATGACTTGTGCAGTTAGCGAGTGCTATGCCTCGTTCAAGAATCTCATTAATTATTTGGTTATTGGAGAACGAGAAAGACA GGTCATAAATGATATCTTCTCCAAGATTGATGAACACATCGAGAAAGAAACACTGATAACAGAACTGAACCTGAGTTCTCTTCCTGATCTGTATGGCCAGTTTGTTCAGCTAATCGAATATTTG ATACAAAACAGAGAGGAGGACAAGGATCAGATTGTAATCGTCCTGCTGAACATGTTAGAAGTGGTGACTAGAGACATAATGGACGAAGAAGTTCCAAG CTTACTAGAGACTGCACACAATGGAGCTTATGTCAAGTACGACGTCATGACCCCTCTTCATCAGCAGCGCAAATATTTCAGCCAGCTTCAGTTCCCAGTTTACTCTCAAAAGGAAGCCTGGAAAGAAAAA ATCAAGAGGCTTCATCTTTTGCTTACTGTCAAGGAGTCAGCTATGGATGTTCCGTCCAACTTGGAAGCTCGAAGGCGTCTTACTTTCTTTTCAAATTCTTTATTCATGGACATGCCTCCTGCACCCAAGATCCGCAATATGCTTTCCTTCTC GGTCCTAACACCATACTTTTCAGAGGATGTTCTTTTCTCCATATTTGGTTTAGAACAGCAAAATGAAGATGGAGTCTCCATACTTTTTTACTTGCAGAAGATCTTCCCAG ACGAATGGACGAACTTCCTGGAACGAGTTAAATGTGGCAGCGAAGAAGAACTAAGAACAAAAGATGATTTGGAAGAGGAGCTTCGTCTATGGGCATCTTACAGAGGCCAAACTCTGACTAAAACTG TGCGAGGCATGATGTACTATCGAAAGGCTTTGGAACTTCAGGCCTTCCTTGACATGGCAAAGGATGAAG AATTATTGAAAGGCTACAAGGCTCTCGAGTTAACCAGTGAAGAAGCATCAAAGAGTGGAGAGTCACTATGGGCACAGTGTCAGGCACTTGCGGATATGAAATTCACCTTTGTGGTTTCCTGCCAGCAATACAGTATTCATAAGAGATCTGGTGACCAACGTGCTAAAGACATATTGAGACTTATGACAAC GTATCCGTCTATTCGTGTTGCTTATATTGATGAGGTGGAGCAAACACATAAAGAAAGTTATAAGGGGACAGAGGAAAAGATTTATTACTCAGCTCTTGTGAAAGCTGCTCCACAGACCAAACCAATGGATTCTTCTGAATCTGTTCAAACACTAGATCAG CTCATTTATAGGATTAAGCTTCCGGGGCCAGCTATACTAGGAGAGGGAAAGCCGGAAAATCAGAACCATGCTATCATTTTTACACGTGGAGAAGGGTTGCAAACAATTGACATGAACCAG GATAACTATATGGAGGAAGCTTTCAAAATGAGGAACTTGCTGCAAGAGTTTCTTGTTAAGCATGGAGGCGTGAGATTCCCTACCATTCTTGGTCTCAGAGAGCATATTTTCACTGGAAG TGTGTCTTCTCTTGCATGGTTTATGTCAAATCAGGAGAACAGCTTTGTAACGATTGGGCAAAGGGTGCTAGCTAGTCCCTTAAA GATACGATTCCATTACGGTCATCCAGATATTTTTGATCGTCTGTTTCACCTTACCAGAGGTGGTATCTGCAAAGCTTCTAAAGTCATCAACCTTAGTGAAGACATCTTTGCAG GTTTTAACTCAACTCTGCGTGAAGGAAACGTAACTCATCATGAATATATACAAGTCGGTAAAGGGAGAGACGTGGGACTCAACCAGATCTCAATGTTTGAGGCCAAAATCGCCAATGGAAACGGTGAGCAAACTCTGAGCCGCGACTTGTACAGACTGGGACACCGTTTTGATTTCTTCCGGATGCTGTCTTGTTATTTCACCACCATTGGTTTCTATTTCAGTACCATG TTAACAGTGCTTACAGTATATGTCTTTCTCTACGGCCGGTTATACCTAGTACTCAGTGGGCTTGAACAAGGGTTAAGCAACCAACGAGCTTTCCGTAACAACAGGCCTCTCGAGGCAGCTCTCGCTTCCCAATCATTCGTGCAGATCGGTTTTCTAATGGCTCTCCCTATGATGATGGAGATTGGACTCGAAAGAGGCTTCCACAACGCACTAATCGAGTTTGTCCTGATGCAGCTACAACTCGCTTCTGTCTTCTTCACGTTCCAGCTCGGCACAAAGACGCATTACTACGGAAGGACACTGTTCCACGGAGGCGCTGAGTACAGAGGAACAGGCCGCGGCTTTGTTGTCTTCCACGCCAAATTCGCCGAGAACTATAGATTTTATTCCCGCAGCCACTTCGTGAAGGGCATCGAGCTGATGATTCTCTTGCTAGTGTATCAGCTCTTTGGTCAATCTTACCGGGGCGTTGTGACTTATATTCTCATCACTGTTTCGATATGGTTCATGGTGGTGACGTGGCTGTTTGCCCCCTTTTTGTTTAATCCCTCTGGCTTCGAGTGGCAGAAGATCGTTGATGACTGGACGGACTGGAACAAGTGGATATACAACAGGGGAGGGATCGGTGTTCCGGCTGAGAAGAGTTGGGAGTCTTGGTGGGAGAAAGAGTTGGAGCATCTTAAGCACTCGGGGGTCCGCGGTATTGTACTTGAGATTTTCTTGGCGTTGAGGTTCTTTATATTTCAGTATGGGCTTGTGTATCAGCTCAGTATCTTTAAAGGGAAGAATCAAAGCTTTTGG GTTTATGGAGCTTCATGGTTTGTCATCTTATTCCTTCTACTCATTGTGAAG GGTTTGGGGATGGGAAGGAGAAGATTCAGCACGAGTTTCCAGCTTCTATTCAGAATCATAAAGGGTCTTGTGTTCCTCGCATTTGTTACAATTCTCATAACTCTCCTGGCACTTCCTCTGATAACAATCAAAGACTTATTCATCTGCATGCTTGCCTTCATGCCAACTGGCTGGGGAATGCTTCTT ATTGCGCAAGCTTGTAAGCCTCTGATCCAACATCTAAGGATATGGTCATCGGTTAGGACGCTAGCACGTGGCTATGAGATCGTGATGGGATTGCTTCTCTTCACGCCGGTTGCTTTCTTGGCTTGGTTTCCTTTTGTGTCCGAGTTCCAGACAAGAATGCTCTTTAACCAAGCGTTTAGCAGAGGTCTTCAAATTTCTCGTATTCTTGGTGGTCACAGAAAAGACAGGTCTTCCAAAAACAAGGAGTGA